From [Clostridium] symbiosum, a single genomic window includes:
- a CDS encoding phospho-sugar mutase, whose amino-acid sequence MKDYMKIYKEWLDNPYFDEATKEELRNIANDENEIKERFYMDLEFGTAGLRGIIGAGINRMNIYTVRRATQGLANYIIKQGGADKGVAIAFDSRRMSPEFAEEAALTLAANGIKAYKFESLRPTPELSFAVRELGCIAGINITASHNPPEYNGYKVYWEDGAQFTPPHDKGVTEEVMAITDLSTVKTTDEESAKAAGKYQIIGAEIDDKYIAQVKAQVVNQEAIDKMQDQITIVYTPLHGTGNIPARRVMKELGFTHVYVVPEQELPDGEFPTVSYPNPEAKEAFELGLKLAAEKDADLVLATDPDADRLGVYVKDTKSGEYIPLTGNMSGSLLCEYVLSQKKAKGEIPADGQVVKSIVTTNLVDAVAGFYGAELVEVLTGFKWIGQKVLENEKAGKGTYLFGMEESYGCLIGTYARDKDAISATAALCEAAAYYKEKGMTLWDAMVEMYEKYGYYKDEVQSIGLKGIEGLAKIQEIMEYFRANTPEEIGGYKVLSARDYKEDTIKDMASGTVKPTGLPSSNVLYYDLEDHAWLCVRPSGTEPKIKFYYGVKGTSLEDANEKSAKLGDAVMETVNKLL is encoded by the coding sequence ATGAAGGATTACATGAAGATTTATAAAGAATGGCTGGATAATCCATACTTTGACGAGGCAACAAAAGAAGAGCTGAGAAACATCGCCAATGACGAGAATGAAATCAAAGAGCGTTTTTACATGGATCTGGAATTTGGTACGGCAGGCCTTCGCGGTATCATTGGCGCGGGAATCAATCGTATGAATATTTATACAGTACGCAGGGCTACACAGGGACTGGCTAATTATATCATCAAGCAGGGAGGGGCCGACAAGGGAGTCGCAATCGCGTTTGACTCACGCCGCATGTCCCCGGAATTTGCCGAGGAGGCAGCCCTCACACTGGCAGCCAACGGAATTAAGGCATATAAGTTTGAATCACTCCGTCCGACACCGGAACTGTCGTTTGCAGTGCGGGAACTGGGCTGTATCGCAGGAATCAATATCACTGCCAGCCACAATCCGCCGGAATATAATGGATACAAAGTTTACTGGGAGGATGGCGCACAGTTTACGCCGCCTCACGACAAGGGAGTAACAGAGGAAGTAATGGCAATCACCGACCTCTCCACCGTGAAGACAACGGACGAAGAGAGCGCTAAAGCAGCCGGTAAATACCAGATTATCGGCGCGGAGATTGACGACAAATACATAGCGCAGGTCAAAGCGCAGGTGGTAAATCAGGAAGCCATCGACAAGATGCAGGATCAGATTACGATCGTGTACACGCCCCTTCACGGAACCGGCAATATTCCGGCACGCCGTGTGATGAAAGAACTCGGATTTACCCATGTATACGTGGTTCCCGAGCAGGAGCTTCCGGACGGAGAATTCCCGACCGTAAGTTATCCGAACCCGGAGGCAAAAGAGGCGTTTGAACTGGGCCTTAAGCTGGCGGCGGAGAAAGACGCCGATCTCGTACTGGCTACGGATCCGGATGCGGACCGCCTGGGCGTTTATGTAAAAGATACAAAATCAGGGGAATATATCCCTCTGACCGGCAATATGTCAGGTTCCCTCCTCTGTGAGTACGTGCTGAGCCAGAAGAAGGCCAAAGGGGAGATCCCGGCCGACGGCCAGGTGGTTAAGTCCATCGTGACCACGAACCTGGTGGATGCCGTAGCAGGTTTTTACGGCGCAGAGCTGGTGGAAGTCCTGACCGGCTTCAAATGGATCGGCCAGAAGGTTCTTGAGAACGAGAAGGCGGGAAAGGGAACTTACCTGTTCGGAATGGAAGAGAGCTATGGCTGCCTGATCGGCACCTATGCCCGAGACAAGGACGCTATCTCGGCGACGGCAGCGCTCTGTGAGGCAGCCGCTTATTATAAAGAAAAAGGCATGACCCTCTGGGATGCCATGGTAGAGATGTACGAGAAGTACGGATACTACAAAGACGAGGTCCAGTCCATCGGCCTCAAAGGGATCGAAGGCCTGGCTAAAATCCAGGAAATCATGGAATATTTCCGGGCCAACACCCCGGAGGAGATCGGCGGCTATAAAGTATTGTCCGCAAGAGACTACAAGGAAGACACGATTAAAGATATGGCCTCGGGAACCGTAAAACCGACGGGGCTGCCATCCTCCAACGTGCTTTACTATGATCTGGAAGATCATGCATGGCTCTGTGTAAGGCCGTCCGGAACCGAGCCGAAGATTAAATTCTATTACGGCGTCAAAGGCACATCCCTGGAGGATGCGAATGAGAAATCCGCGAAGCTTGGGGATGCGGTGATGGAGACGGTGAATAAGCTGCTGTAG
- a CDS encoding citrate:proton symporter, with amino-acid sequence MYLALVGAFMFAAIIYLLMKGKAIPLVVLTLVPIVCCFLAGYNFVETVELIGSGVGSVWKNAALFIFSIIFFGVMSDAGMFDGLISRLTSMAGNNVVAVTVVTVIIGMVGHLDGAGATTVLITVPALMPLYKKMNIRLETLLLLVGVAMTTMNLVPWGGPTMRVATVLGMDVNDLWRQIIPFQIVGAAFSIFVGVIFGVIEKKRGAGFIASSINSAENEDKTGEDLSLKRPKLVVVDMVLTLILMIGLVTGIAPAYILFMLACTIALVINYPETGLQSKLFKRHAPNALLMSGTMLAAGVLVGVVNNTDILMSMVNILVGLLPNFMGKYLHIIVALLALPIGIPFGGDAYYYALFPLLAEIGEPFGIAPVQMGIALLIGKNAGLMASPIQPVTLLGTGMTNISLRDHLAFSFKYLWLISIALVVIAIIMGQITL; translated from the coding sequence ATGTATTTAGCGCTTGTAGGAGCATTTATGTTTGCAGCAATAATTTATTTATTAATGAAAGGGAAGGCAATTCCACTGGTAGTATTGACTCTTGTACCAATCGTCTGTTGTTTCCTGGCCGGGTATAATTTTGTTGAAACAGTAGAGCTGATTGGTAGTGGGGTGGGGAGTGTATGGAAGAATGCAGCACTGTTTATATTTTCCATTATCTTCTTTGGCGTTATGTCAGATGCAGGGATGTTTGACGGGCTTATTAGCCGTTTGACGAGTATGGCGGGAAATAATGTGGTAGCCGTAACAGTAGTAACAGTAATTATTGGTATGGTCGGCCATCTGGACGGCGCCGGCGCTACTACGGTTTTGATTACAGTACCTGCGCTTATGCCTTTATATAAAAAAATGAATATTCGTTTGGAAACACTGTTACTTTTAGTCGGTGTTGCAATGACTACGATGAACCTGGTTCCTTGGGGGGGCCCTACAATGCGGGTAGCGACTGTACTTGGAATGGATGTGAATGATTTATGGCGTCAAATAATTCCATTTCAAATAGTGGGAGCAGCATTTTCAATATTTGTAGGCGTAATTTTTGGTGTAATCGAGAAAAAGAGAGGAGCAGGTTTTATAGCTTCAAGTATAAATTCCGCAGAAAATGAAGATAAAACAGGAGAAGATTTGTCACTTAAACGTCCAAAGCTGGTTGTAGTAGATATGGTTCTCACTCTAATTCTAATGATTGGGCTTGTGACGGGTATTGCACCGGCTTATATTTTATTTATGCTGGCTTGTACCATTGCGCTTGTAATAAATTACCCAGAGACAGGCCTTCAGTCAAAACTGTTTAAAAGACATGCTCCCAATGCATTGCTGATGTCAGGAACCATGCTTGCAGCCGGTGTTCTGGTAGGAGTGGTAAACAATACGGATATTTTGATGTCGATGGTTAATATACTGGTCGGCTTGCTTCCGAATTTCATGGGTAAATACCTACACATTATCGTGGCGTTACTTGCTCTTCCCATTGGGATACCTTTCGGAGGTGATGCATATTATTATGCACTTTTTCCACTCCTTGCAGAGATAGGGGAACCGTTTGGGATTGCACCGGTTCAAATGGGAATCGCATTACTTATTGGAAAAAACGCTGGCTTGATGGCCTCGCCGATTCAGCCTGTTACCCTTCTGGGAACCGGAATGACAAACATTTCGCTGCGTGACCACCTGGCGTTTTCCTTTAAGTATCTTTGGCTTATCAGTATTGCATTAGTAGTGATAGCTATAATAATGGGGCAGATTACATTGTGA
- a CDS encoding amidohydrolase family protein, which yields MKADIIIKNGHIFDPAAGIDMHGNVIINKKQIVKLTETITEGEYEAVREIDAGGRMVIPGLIDAHTHINYLGQANGAPADLLCIPNGVTAAIDAGSTGVSNYKGLLHCLSQHEIKTKIMLNVSAGGIIMPTWYPEPLDPECWDTDWFDEAFENFRREIIGLKIRVSRNVLGSLGVKPLEAALKLAERYNTRVIVHLTDPILPIGALADMMRSGDILTHIHHGKGETILKNGTIDKRVLDAQKRGVIMDCANGKFNISLEVARRAIEEKFFPDSISSDLNISNWCSPWVFSLPIVMSKYLALGMTVKQIVERVTAAPALQMGEEKNLGTLREGTSADITILELIEKKTEFKDIFGGSICGTQLFMPRAAILDGKIRFLSSEMYA from the coding sequence ATGAAAGCAGATATTATAATAAAAAACGGGCATATATTCGATCCAGCTGCAGGTATTGATATGCATGGAAACGTAATTATCAATAAAAAACAAATTGTGAAACTGACAGAAACAATTACAGAAGGCGAGTATGAAGCGGTACGGGAGATAGACGCAGGTGGAAGAATGGTGATTCCGGGCTTGATTGATGCCCATACGCATATTAACTATCTTGGACAAGCGAATGGTGCTCCGGCAGATCTATTATGTATTCCAAACGGTGTGACGGCGGCAATCGATGCGGGAAGTACTGGTGTGTCCAACTATAAAGGATTGTTACATTGTCTTTCCCAACATGAGATAAAGACCAAAATAATGCTGAATGTCAGTGCCGGAGGTATTATTATGCCTACTTGGTATCCTGAACCGCTTGATCCGGAGTGTTGGGATACTGACTGGTTTGATGAAGCGTTTGAAAACTTTAGAAGAGAAATTATCGGGTTGAAAATTCGCGTCAGCAGAAATGTATTAGGCTCTTTGGGGGTTAAGCCACTGGAAGCTGCTTTGAAACTGGCAGAACGATACAATACAAGGGTAATTGTTCATCTTACGGATCCCATATTACCAATTGGAGCTTTAGCGGATATGATGCGCAGTGGAGATATATTAACGCATATCCATCATGGAAAGGGAGAGACGATTCTGAAAAACGGAACCATAGATAAAAGAGTGCTTGATGCTCAAAAAAGAGGCGTTATTATGGATTGTGCTAATGGAAAATTCAATATCTCCCTGGAGGTGGCCCGCAGGGCAATTGAGGAGAAATTTTTTCCAGACAGTATCAGTTCAGATTTAAATATAAGCAATTGGTGTTCTCCATGGGTATTCAGCCTTCCAATTGTTATGTCAAAATATCTTGCACTGGGAATGACTGTAAAACAAATAGTGGAACGGGTAACAGCAGCACCTGCATTACAGATGGGAGAAGAAAAAAATTTGGGGACTTTACGGGAAGGGACGTCTGCTGATATAACAATTTTAGAGTTAATAGAGAAAAAAACAGAGTTCAAGGATATATTCGGAGGCAGCATATGTGGGACACAGCTTTTTATGCCCAGAGCGGCTATTCTGGATGGAAAAATAAGATTTCTTTCATCAGAGATGTATGCATAG
- a CDS encoding LysR family transcriptional regulator, whose amino-acid sequence MLQNYHYFLVLAEEQNISKAAKRLFISHQCLSKYLKDLEQHYHVALFNRKPSLSLTPAGKILQESLLQIQLIEKNIESQFFDYYKADTGLIHLGTTEGRYRILIPSLISSFRESYPDVQLLAESATAEELTEKILNNKLDMAISIGFTSQDHRLVSKLLVNENLYLVISETMLKRYFPERYPRCKTDFENGVNLREFTHVPFILNKKKRISRNMLDLYCLQNNITLNCCMELSQGDMHYLMTAQDYAASFCLSMYVSAIEAINQSGQGASPLHVFPINGMNLTSPTHLIYRKDKIFPEYGKHLIHLIEEHCRLYKTSYAFSEDAHL is encoded by the coding sequence ATGCTGCAAAATTATCATTATTTTCTCGTTCTTGCCGAAGAACAGAATATATCAAAGGCCGCCAAACGGCTATTTATCTCTCATCAATGCCTCAGTAAATACCTCAAAGATCTGGAACAGCATTATCACGTTGCATTATTTAACAGAAAACCTTCCTTATCGTTAACACCAGCCGGAAAAATTCTTCAGGAGTCCCTTCTCCAAATTCAACTTATTGAAAAAAACATAGAAAGTCAGTTTTTCGATTACTATAAAGCCGATACCGGGCTGATTCATTTGGGGACCACCGAAGGGCGGTATCGAATCTTGATCCCTTCCCTGATTTCTTCTTTTCGTGAGTCCTATCCCGATGTACAGCTTTTGGCGGAATCTGCTACAGCAGAAGAGTTGACCGAAAAAATTTTAAATAATAAACTGGACATGGCAATCTCAATTGGATTTACTTCCCAGGATCACCGCCTGGTCAGCAAACTTCTGGTGAATGAAAATCTATACCTGGTTATTTCTGAAACAATGCTAAAACGATATTTCCCGGAGCGTTATCCCAGATGTAAAACCGACTTTGAAAACGGTGTTAATCTACGTGAGTTTACTCATGTACCATTTATCTTGAACAAAAAGAAAAGAATCTCCAGAAATATGCTGGATCTTTATTGTCTTCAAAATAATATAACTTTAAATTGCTGCATGGAATTATCGCAGGGAGATATGCATTATCTGATGACTGCCCAAGACTACGCAGCAAGTTTTTGTTTGTCTATGTACGTTTCGGCTATTGAGGCAATTAACCAGTCCGGACAGGGTGCCTCCCCTTTGCACGTTTTTCCAATTAACGGAATGAACTTAACCAGTCCTACCCATCTTATTTATCGAAAAGATAAAATATTTCCGGAATATGGAAAACATTTGATCCATCTAATCGAAGAACATTGCAGACTTTATAAAACCTCATATGCTTTTTCTGAAGATGCCCATCTTTAG
- a CDS encoding TAXI family TRAP transporter solute-binding subunit encodes MGYRRQYMKWFFAAVAIMAAAGLTGCAWLNAPAEGVGGVEEAGSDFQAGADIDYLKQANVSIASGASGGNYYMVGTALAQTIQKYDPALICSSETTGGTGENIALISSGATTIGMGMADDIASAYEGKRDYEGSPADNLRAICAGAKNTFHVIVMADSDIYSLSDLKGKKISLGPAGAPYFSPSLLESVAGLVIGQDYQGQYLGHDQAADALSDGDVDALIACLSFPASAYSNLAFTKEVRFIGLSQEEMETALEKNQTWLYNTIPAGTYQGQDEDILSPAVPVWLFTHEGVGEDIIYRVCKVIFENVDELGQIAIDAGYYNVDTALDSIVIPIHPGAARYFEEAKRNK; translated from the coding sequence ATGGGGTACCGCAGACAGTATATGAAGTGGTTCTTCGCAGCAGTAGCAATAATGGCAGCTGCCGGGCTGACCGGCTGTGCCTGGCTTAATGCACCGGCTGAGGGGGTTGGCGGCGTTGAGGAGGCTGGAAGTGATTTCCAGGCAGGAGCAGATATTGATTATTTAAAACAGGCGAATGTAAGTATTGCATCGGGAGCCAGCGGTGGTAATTATTATATGGTAGGTACGGCCCTTGCCCAGACGATTCAGAAATACGATCCGGCACTGATATGCAGTAGTGAAACAACGGGAGGAACCGGAGAAAATATTGCACTTATCTCGTCCGGAGCGACAACAATTGGAATGGGGATGGCGGATGACATAGCTTCCGCATATGAGGGGAAACGAGACTATGAAGGCAGTCCTGCTGACAATCTAAGGGCAATTTGCGCGGGAGCTAAAAATACGTTTCATGTTATTGTAATGGCTGATTCAGATATTTATTCACTATCGGATTTAAAAGGAAAGAAAATCAGCCTTGGGCCGGCAGGTGCACCGTATTTTTCACCGTCTCTTCTCGAAAGTGTTGCAGGATTGGTTATCGGACAGGATTACCAGGGGCAGTATTTGGGGCATGATCAGGCAGCAGATGCTTTGAGTGATGGTGATGTAGACGCATTGATAGCCTGTCTTTCCTTCCCGGCGTCTGCCTATTCTAACTTGGCATTTACAAAAGAAGTTCGTTTTATAGGACTGTCGCAGGAGGAAATGGAAACTGCGCTTGAAAAAAACCAAACCTGGCTTTATAACACAATTCCTGCGGGGACGTATCAGGGGCAGGATGAGGATATATTATCTCCGGCTGTACCGGTATGGCTATTTACACATGAGGGTGTAGGGGAAGATATTATTTATCGTGTCTGTAAGGTCATTTTTGAAAATGTTGACGAGTTGGGACAAATTGCAATCGATGCGGGGTATTATAATGTTGATACGGCTCTGGACAGCATTGTAATTCCAATACATCCAGGGGCGGCAAGGTATTTTGAAGAGGCTAAGAGAAACAAATAA